Within the Tessaracoccus flavescens genome, the region CTCGGCCCGACCGCCGAGCAGGCCGCCCGAGACTCGGCCAGCGGCGACGCGTTCGGCTTCGTGCCCGTCTCGGTGCTCGTGCTCATCGCGCTGGTCGGGCTCACCCAGGTGGCTGGGCTGCTTTCGGCTGCCCGCGAGCGCGAGACATCGCTGCTGTTCGCCCGTGGTGCGAGCCTTCGCCAGGTACTCGCCAGCACCCTGCTCGAGTACGCGGTCGTCGCCCTGATCGGCTCGGCGCTCGGCACGGCACTGGCTGCCCTCGTGCTCCGCCTCGCGGCCGGTGACTGGAGCCAGACCCGAACGGTGTTGCTCGGCGGGGTCGCCGGCTTCGCGCTCTCCCTAGCCTGTCTCACCGTCGTCGGGGTGCGCGCCGCGCTGGCGGGGGCGCGCGGGCACGAGCCGCCGCGCGACCGGGTGCGCAACATCGCAGGCGCGGCCCTGCTGGTGTTGGTCGCGATCGCCGCGACGGTGGCGACGTGGCAGCTGCGCCGCACCGGCACCTTCGTCACCGTCGACGAGGAGGGCTCGGTCAGGCTCGACATCGTCTCCGCGCTCGCGCCCGCGCTGCTGCTCGCGGTGTCGGCCGTCGTGGCGCTCGTCCTGCTCGCGCCGGTCACCCGCCTGCTCGAACTGCTGGCGCGACGCGCCCCGACCGGTCAGTGGCTGGCGGCCAACCAGGTGGCGCGCGGGCTCACCCTGCACGCCGTCGCCGTGGTCCTGACGGTGCTCGGCACGGGCACAGCCACGTTCGCCGCGTTGTTCGCGGGGACCTCGGCGGGCATCGCGTCGGGCGTCTCCACCGTCGAGCAGGCCGCACCCGTGCGGGCCACACTGTCTGCGGCGACCGCGGACACACCCCTGATGTACCTGCCGGACGTCGCGCAGATCGAAGGCGTGACCGGTTCCGCCCCCGTCTGGCGTGACCCGTCCGCCCAGCTCGGAGACGCCCTGCTTCCGCTGGTCGCCGTCCCCACCGATCGTATGGAGAGCCTCGTCCACCTCCCCGACAGCGCCCGGCTCCCAGACGTCGCGGCGCTGCGGACCGACGACGCGGGCGGAGTCGCGATCCCCGAGGGCGCCGCGCGGCTCACGGTGAGCATGGACCTCACCGTCGGGCTCGACCCGTGGCAGGAACTGGCACTCGGACAGGTCCCCGAGACGAGCAGACAGAACTCCATCGCCAACGGCGACACCGACGAGCAGAGTATCGCGGCGCAGATCGACGCCGAGTTGCAGCGCTACACGCAGCCGGCCACCGTCGCGGCCACCCTGCGGATCCGCGACACGGACAATGGCCAGGTCTCCGACGTCGTCGCCCCCGCCGTCACCGTCGCCCCGGAGGCGCCGACGCACGGAGCTGGCTTCACAGGCCTCGCTCTGGCCGACGCGACCGGAAGGGGCAGCTTCGAGGTCGCCCTGCCCACCAGCGGCTCGTTGATGCTCGAGTCGGTCCAGGTGAAGGTGGGCGACGCCTCCGGCGTCGGCCGCTCCCGGGAGCTGGCGGTTCGCGTCGAGGTCGACGGGAGGCCGCTGTTCGGTGAGGCGACAGCGCACTGGTCCTCACCGCAGGCCATTCCCACCGCGAAGGCGGGCCCCTACCGCGATGCCGAGAAGTCGGCGACCCCGGCACGACTCGTGACGACCACGATCGAGTTGCCCGACGGTGCCGTGGAACTGCGCGAGCCCAACTACCCGCCCCGGGCCGGGACCGAATTCGATCTGTCTGGTGAGGCGCTGAGGATCGCGCAGCACGAGCCCTTCGGGGGCACCGGGGAGGCGTCGTGGACGCTGGACTTCGGGCCGGCCCTCGGCTTCCTCGGCGAGGGCGACCCGCTCGGCGTGATGACGCAGGCCGACCCGCCGCAACCGCTGCGGCTTCCGGTGGCGCTGACGCCGGCGACGGCTCGAGCGGCGTCCCTGACGCCCGGCGACTCCATCGAGATCGGGGCCTTCGGCACCCGCATCCCGGCCACGGTCGCGGCCATCACCGATGTGGTCCCATCCGTGCCGGGCGCGGAGGGGATCCTGGCCGACTCCAACGCGCTCGCCGCCGTCACCTCACAAAGGTCGACCCCTGTCGGCGCACCGCAGGAGTTCTGGGTCGGGACGCGGGGCGATCCGCTCGCCGTGGGCGCCGCCGTCGCGGGCCTGGCCGGCGTCGAGTCGGTCAGCACGGCAAGCAGCGGGTCGGGCGGACCGGCCGAGGTCGCGGCGAACGCGCTGTGGGTAGCGGCAGGCTGCGCCATGGCGCTCGCGATAGCGGGCCTCGCCGCCACCTCGGCGACGACGGTGGCCGCGCGCCGCTCCGAGGTGGCCGTGCTGCGGGCGCTCGGCATGACGCCCCGCGCCCAGGCGCGGAGCCGGGCTTGGGAGGGCGCGGGGGTCCTGCTGCTCGCCACCGCGCTAGGCGTGCTCGGCGGCTGGCTGGTCAGCCTGCTGGTCGTGCGGCCGGTCGCCCTGACCGCGACCCAGGACGACCCGAGCTTCCCCACGGTGCTGCGTTTCGACTGGCTGCCCTGGTCGATCCTGCTCGCGGCGCTCGCTGTGGCGGCGACGATGATCGTCGCCTGGCAGGCCGCGGCCGTGCGCAGGCAGGCCCTCGACTCCACGTACCGCGAGGAGGTCAGATGATCTCCCTGCTTGCGCGCCAGTTCCGCGCGTCTCCATGGCCGACGCTGCTGCTCGCCTTCACCGTCGCGGTCCTCTCCCTGATCGTCACCGCCGTTCCGCGTCTCTCGAGCGACCTCGACGACCGTCAACTGGCGCAGCGGCTCTCAACGCTCAGCGCCATCCAGGGCGACGTCGCAGGGGCCTTCACTCCCCCGCTCACCTTCCCGAGCGAACCGCGGGACCCGTGGCCGGGGATCCGGGGGGCTGCCGCCAACACCCGTGACTCACAGCCCGAACCGCTGCGCTCGTTGCTGCAGCCGCCCCAGTTCATCGGCGTCCAGCCTGTCGGTGCGTCGTGGACACCGGATGAGAGCTCCGGGTACTACATCGTGATGGCCGAACTGCTGATCGACCCAGACCTCCGGGACAACGCCGAACTGGTCGACGGCGCCTGGCCCGAGATCGGGCAGCCGGACGAACCGTTCCAGGTGGCGGTGCTCGACACCTTCGCGGAGCGGGCCCAGCTGGAGGTGGGCTCGCTGACGTCGAACGACTACGTCGTCTCGGGCGTCTACCGCGTGCCCGATCCGGACAACTCCCGCTGGCAGCACAACCCGTACGGCGCCGACTATCACGAGAACGAGGACCCCAACCGCGGCACCGAGCTGCTCGGCGGGATGTTCCTCGACCCGGACCTCGCCGCAGGCGACCCGTCCGCGCGGTTCCAGTCCCCCTTCGCGATCACCGTCTACTTCGAGCTCGATGCCGCGTCCGTCACCGCCTCGGGCGTCGACGTGGCTGAGCTGAGCGCCCAGCTGACCGGGATGCAGGCCAAACGCTACCCGACCTCCACCGACGACGTGCTCGGCCCCAATCAGGACTTCCCGTTTCATTCGGAGTTGGGGGCGGCGCTCGACCAGGTGCTGGACCAGCAGCGGACCACGCGCACGCCCGTCGCGGTGAGCGCCGTCGGGCCGATCGGGGTGGGGATCGCGCTTGTCGTGCTCGGCGCCCAACTGGTGCTGCACCGGCGGCGCAGCTCGGTCGCCCTGCTGTCGGCGCGCGGCATGTCACGCAGGCAGTTGCGCCGGGTTGTCGCGACGGAGGGCGCCGTCGCGGGCCTTCCTGCGGCACTGGTCGGCCACCTGGTCGCACTTGCGCTCGTGCCTGGACCGGTGCCGTGGTGGTCCCGGCCGGTCACGGTGCTGATCGGCCTGCTCCCCGCAGCGGCGCTCGCCTGGGTGGTCCGCGACGATGCGCATGGCACCCGTCGTGAGGTGGCGTCGGGAAACGGTCGCTGGAGACTGGTCGCCGAGATCCTGATCGCGCTGGCCGCCGCCGCGGCGACCTGGCGGCTGCTGACCTCCGAACCCGCGGCGGGGGGCGGCGTGGATCTGCTCGGCGCGGCTTCGCCTGTGCTGGTCGCGCTGCTCGCCTGCCTACTCGTGCTGCGCGTGTACCCACTGCCTCTGCGGCTGCTGTCCGGGGTGTTCCAGCGGGGCCGCGGCGTCACAGGGTTCCTCGGTGCGGCGAGGGCGTTGCGCGAGCCCGCCGGCGGCGTCGTCCCCGTGGTCACGATCGTGTTGGGCACGACGATGGCCGTCACCGGTGCCGCGCTGCTCGGCACCATCAGCGTCGGCACCGAGCGGGCGGCGTGGGCCGAGACGGGCTCCGACGTCCACGTCAGCGGCCCGAAGCTCGGTGACGAGACGCTGGAGTCGATGCGCGCCATCGAGGGGGTCGCGGCGGTGGCGCCGATCAGTCAGGGGGCCGACAACGCGGCGCTCACCGTCGGGGAGACGACGGCGCGGGTGCGGGTCTGGCTCGCCGAGCCCGACCTGATCGACGCGTATCTCGCAGGCAGGGACGGCTCGCCCGTGCCCGGTTCACTCTTCGACGGTGGAGAGCCGACTCCGGTGGTGGTGGGCGGTCCTGAGGCGCCGACCGACGGGACCGGAACCCTCGATCAACTGGGCGAGGTGCGGATCGTCAGTCACCTGGAGCAGCTGCCCGGCGTGACGGACGCCGCCGCGTGGGTGCTCGTACCACGTGACCGGTGGCCGGGCGAGGTCGGCCGACCGACGACGACGCTGGTGTCGCTGGCAGATGGCGCGGACGCGGAGGCCGTGGTCGCCGACATCCAGGCCCTCAGCCCGAGGGCACGAATCACCCTCGTCGATGACGAACTGGAAGCGCTGCGTGCGTCGCCGACCGTCGCCGGGCTGTCGCGGATCTTCGTCGCGCTCGCCCTCGGCACCGCCGTCCTGATGGTGCTTGCCATCTTCACCGCGCAGATCATGACGGGCAGGCAGCGCCGGTCCACCGCCGCGGTGCTGCGCACGCTCGGCCTCCGGCCAGGGCAGTTGCGCTCGCTCACGGCGTGGGAGCTCGGGCCGGTCGTCGTCGTCGCGCTGCTCGTCGGCGTCGCCGTCGGGATCGGGCTGGCCGCCCTGATGTTGTACACGGTGGACTTCCGGTCGCTGACCGGCGGCGGCCTGACGCCGAGGCTGTACCTCGACCCGCTCGGGGTCGGAGGGGTCGCCGTCGGACTGCTCCTGGCGACGGCGCTCGCGGTCGCCGTCAGCGCCTGGCTCGCCGGGCGCACCAACGTCGCAGAGGAACTTCGTCACGGGGAGGAACGATGACGTCACAGGCACGCCACGCGGTGGGGGGCGCCGAACGCACCCACTCCGGGCCGGACATCTGGTGCGAGGACCTGGTGCGCATCCACACCACCGAGGGGGTGGAGGTGCAGGCGCTGCAGGGGCTCAGCCTCACCGTCGACCCAGGCGAGGTGGTCGCGATCGTCGGCGCCTCCGGGTCCGGCAAGTCGACGCTGTTGAACATCCTCTCCGGCCTCGACCGGCCGACCGGTGGTCGCGCCCGGGTCGCGGGAGAGGATCTGTCGACGATGAACTCTCGGCAGCGCACCGACTTCCGTCGCAACGCCGTCGGCTTCGTGTTCCAGCAGACCTCGCGGAACCTGCTGCCGTTCCTGACCGCGCACGAGAACGTGACGATGCCGATGGTGATCAGCAGTCGCAAGGGTCGCGCCGAGCGGGCGACCCAGTTGCTGGAACTGCTCGGCGTGGGAGACATCGCCGACCGGCACCCCGCGGCGATGTCGGGAGGTCAGCAGCAGCGGGTCGCCATCGCGACCGCCCTCGCCAACGCGCCCTCGGTGCTGCTCGCCGACGAGCCGACGGGCGAGTTGGACGAGACGAGCTCGGCCGAGGTGCTCGACGCGATGCGGAGCGCCGCCGAGTCGCTCGGCACCACGGTGCTGATCGTCACCCACGACCCGATGGTCAGCGATCACGTCGCCCGGACCATCCAGATCCGCGACGGCAAGACGTCGACCGAGGTGCTGCGGCGGGTGATCACCGACGAGCTGGGGACGCGTGAGGTGGCCGAGGAGTACACGGTGATCGACCGCAACGGCCGCATCCAGTTGCCGGCGGCGCACGTGACGGCGCTGGGGCTGCACGAGCGGGTGCGCCTCGAACTGGAGCCCGACCACGTGGGGATCTGGGCCGGCGAGCACCACGACGCTGCGCCTGGCCGCCGGGCCGAACCGACCAGCGACGAGGAGGAGCCATCGTGAGCGGGACACCACGACTGGCCGGGCGCGATCTGCGCCGCACGTTCGGCACCGGGGAGGCGCAGGTGCACGCGATCGTCGGGGTCGACATCGACGTCAACGGCGGACAACTCACGGCCGTCACCGGGCCGTCGGGGTCGGGCAAGACCACGTTGCTGAACCTGTTGGGCGGGCTCGACCGGCCGACGTCGGGTCGGGTTCTGCTGGACGGCGACACCGTCTTGTCCGAGCTGAGCGAGAACGCCGTCCTCGCCACGAGGCGCCAGCGGATCGGCTACGTGTTCCAGACGTTCGGGCTGGTCCCCGTCCTGTCGGCCACGGAGAACGTCGAGGTGCCGCTGCGACTCAACGGCGTCGCCGCTTCGGAGCGGGCCGAGCGGGTCGCGGCGATCCTGGAGCGCGTGGGGCTCGCGCGTCACGCGAAGCAGCGTCCGCACGAGTTGTCGGGCGGTCAGCAGCAGCGGGTCGGCGTGGCGAGGGCCCTTGTCGCCGAGCCCGACATCCTGATCGCCGACGAGCCGACCGGCCAGCTCGACTCGGACACGGCCGCGACGATCATGGACCTGATCGTCGAACTGACCCACGAGCGGGGACTCGCGTCCGTGATCTCGACCCATGACCCCCTGCTGATGGCCCGGGCCGACCGGATCGTCCACCTGCTCGACGGCGCCGTGAAAGCGTGAGTCTGCGGCCTCGTTTGGCCGGCCGGACACGTCCTACCGAGACGCCGGACGCTCGCCGGTGGCCGTTGCACCGCATCTGACGCATCGCCAGGCCTGAGGTTCTCCGTGCAGGCTCACCACGAGTTCGTCGCGCACCCAGACATGTTCAACACACTGCGGTTCCAGCTCGTCCTTCTGCATCTCTCCAGACTACGGAGCAGCGTCTGCCGTTGTCGGGTTCACTCGGACGGCTCTCCGCACGGCGCGCCGTCCTCGCGCCGGCGCTTGCGTTCCCGACCGCGGGGCGCTCTACCAGGCTGGGTATTGAGTCCTACACAGTGGTGCACCGCCGGGATCGTGCCGCCGCAGAGTTGGGGGCGGTCACCGGGTGATTCGTCGAGAGATCTCGCACAATGACCTCGAAGAGAAGGACGCGACGATGATCGCTGGGCCAGGGAT harbors:
- a CDS encoding ABC transporter permease, producing the protein MFTVVTLTTAILAGSLGNSGLLATRTAQASLASPERGDAGLQVQTRLGDDFTTQDGIARDALSKAFSPVAVETWTTLISEPFSVDGGRLVAWAGEQYAPGNLEPTEGTWPASEAEAALQADAAGTLGLGVGSELAVGDHSLTVTALWRAADPSAPLWLDDPLVVGGTDRSASGPLIVSAPVVESLGSPYVRWVSLPDVSSITAQQLGLLAERAGQAAEDVKAADVSGRGLVVTGDLGPTAEQAARDSASGDAFGFVPVSVLVLIALVGLTQVAGLLSAARERETSLLFARGASLRQVLASTLLEYAVVALIGSALGTALAALVLRLAAGDWSQTRTVLLGGVAGFALSLACLTVVGVRAALAGARGHEPPRDRVRNIAGAALLVLVAIAATVATWQLRRTGTFVTVDEEGSVRLDIVSALAPALLLAVSAVVALVLLAPVTRLLELLARRAPTGQWLAANQVARGLTLHAVAVVLTVLGTGTATFAALFAGTSAGIASGVSTVEQAAPVRATLSAATADTPLMYLPDVAQIEGVTGSAPVWRDPSAQLGDALLPLVAVPTDRMESLVHLPDSARLPDVAALRTDDAGGVAIPEGAARLTVSMDLTVGLDPWQELALGQVPETSRQNSIANGDTDEQSIAAQIDAELQRYTQPATVAATLRIRDTDNGQVSDVVAPAVTVAPEAPTHGAGFTGLALADATGRGSFEVALPTSGSLMLESVQVKVGDASGVGRSRELAVRVEVDGRPLFGEATAHWSSPQAIPTAKAGPYRDAEKSATPARLVTTTIELPDGAVELREPNYPPRAGTEFDLSGEALRIAQHEPFGGTGEASWTLDFGPALGFLGEGDPLGVMTQADPPQPLRLPVALTPATARAASLTPGDSIEIGAFGTRIPATVAAITDVVPSVPGAEGILADSNALAAVTSQRSTPVGAPQEFWVGTRGDPLAVGAAVAGLAGVESVSTASSGSGGPAEVAANALWVAAGCAMALAIAGLAATSATTVAARRSEVAVLRALGMTPRAQARSRAWEGAGVLLLATALGVLGGWLVSLLVVRPVALTATQDDPSFPTVLRFDWLPWSILLAALAVAATMIVAWQAAAVRRQALDSTYREEVR
- a CDS encoding ABC transporter permease is translated as MISLLARQFRASPWPTLLLAFTVAVLSLIVTAVPRLSSDLDDRQLAQRLSTLSAIQGDVAGAFTPPLTFPSEPRDPWPGIRGAAANTRDSQPEPLRSLLQPPQFIGVQPVGASWTPDESSGYYIVMAELLIDPDLRDNAELVDGAWPEIGQPDEPFQVAVLDTFAERAQLEVGSLTSNDYVVSGVYRVPDPDNSRWQHNPYGADYHENEDPNRGTELLGGMFLDPDLAAGDPSARFQSPFAITVYFELDAASVTASGVDVAELSAQLTGMQAKRYPTSTDDVLGPNQDFPFHSELGAALDQVLDQQRTTRTPVAVSAVGPIGVGIALVVLGAQLVLHRRRSSVALLSARGMSRRQLRRVVATEGAVAGLPAALVGHLVALALVPGPVPWWSRPVTVLIGLLPAAALAWVVRDDAHGTRREVASGNGRWRLVAEILIALAAAAATWRLLTSEPAAGGGVDLLGAASPVLVALLACLLVLRVYPLPLRLLSGVFQRGRGVTGFLGAARALREPAGGVVPVVTIVLGTTMAVTGAALLGTISVGTERAAWAETGSDVHVSGPKLGDETLESMRAIEGVAAVAPISQGADNAALTVGETTARVRVWLAEPDLIDAYLAGRDGSPVPGSLFDGGEPTPVVVGGPEAPTDGTGTLDQLGEVRIVSHLEQLPGVTDAAAWVLVPRDRWPGEVGRPTTTLVSLADGADAEAVVADIQALSPRARITLVDDELEALRASPTVAGLSRIFVALALGTAVLMVLAIFTAQIMTGRQRRSTAAVLRTLGLRPGQLRSLTAWELGPVVVVALLVGVAVGIGLAALMLYTVDFRSLTGGGLTPRLYLDPLGVGGVAVGLLLATALAVAVSAWLAGRTNVAEELRHGEER
- a CDS encoding ABC transporter ATP-binding protein translates to MTSQARHAVGGAERTHSGPDIWCEDLVRIHTTEGVEVQALQGLSLTVDPGEVVAIVGASGSGKSTLLNILSGLDRPTGGRARVAGEDLSTMNSRQRTDFRRNAVGFVFQQTSRNLLPFLTAHENVTMPMVISSRKGRAERATQLLELLGVGDIADRHPAAMSGGQQQRVAIATALANAPSVLLADEPTGELDETSSAEVLDAMRSAAESLGTTVLIVTHDPMVSDHVARTIQIRDGKTSTEVLRRVITDELGTREVAEEYTVIDRNGRIQLPAAHVTALGLHERVRLELEPDHVGIWAGEHHDAAPGRRAEPTSDEEEPS
- a CDS encoding ABC transporter ATP-binding protein, with the protein product MSGTPRLAGRDLRRTFGTGEAQVHAIVGVDIDVNGGQLTAVTGPSGSGKTTLLNLLGGLDRPTSGRVLLDGDTVLSELSENAVLATRRQRIGYVFQTFGLVPVLSATENVEVPLRLNGVAASERAERVAAILERVGLARHAKQRPHELSGGQQQRVGVARALVAEPDILIADEPTGQLDSDTAATIMDLIVELTHERGLASVISTHDPLLMARADRIVHLLDGAVKA